One genomic window of Panicum hallii strain FIL2 chromosome 6, PHallii_v3.1, whole genome shotgun sequence includes the following:
- the LOC112897288 gene encoding xyloglucan endotransglycosylase/hydrolase protein 8-like, which translates to MARRSLAPLALAVAATVVALALCFHPASAQSAWLDEFRTDGEVRSDFDASGKQVASLVLDENSGAGFNSTEKYLFGEFSVEMKLVPGNSAGTVTSFYLTSGEGDEHDEIDMEFMGNSSGAPTVLNTNVWASGDGKKEHQFYLWFDPSADFHKYTIIWNAKNIIFRVDDVTVRAFRRYADLPYPDARPMAVHATLWDGSYWATEKGKVPIDWAAAPFVVSYRGYTANACVARGGGGRTSCPAGRNEWMDRELDDTDRLTVAWARRNCLQYNYCEDGWRFPDGFPGECSRE; encoded by the exons ATGGCGCGGCGGTCTCTGGCTCCGCTCGCCCTCGCCGTTGCCGCCACCGTCGTCGCGCTCGCGCTCTGCTTCCATCCCGCCTCGGCGCAGTCGGCCTGGCTCGACGAGTTCCGCACGGACGGCGAGGTCCGCTCCGACTTCGACGCATCAGGCAAGCAGGTGGCGTCGCTGGTCCTGGACGAGAACTCCGGCGCCGGATTCAACTCCACGGAGAAGTACCTCTTCGGCGAGTTCAGCGTCGAGATGAAGCTGGTGCCCGGCAACTCCGCCGGCACCGTCACCTCCTTCTAC CTGACGTCCGGCGAGGGCGACGAGCACGACGAGATCGACATGGAGTTCATGGGCAACTCGAGCGGCGCGCCGACGGTGCTCAACACCAACGTGTGGGCCAGCGGCGACGGCAAGAAGGAGCACCAGTTCTACCTCTGGTTCGACCCCTCCGCAGACTTCCACAAGTACACCATCATCTGGAACGCCAAGAACATCATCTTCCGCGTCGACGACGTGACCGTGCGCGCCTTCCGGCGCTACGCGGACCTCCCCTACCCGGACGCCAGGCCCATGGCGGTGCACGCCACGCTGTGGGACGGCAGCTACTGGGCGACGGAGAAGGGCAAGGTCCCCATCGACTGGGCCGCCGCGCCCTTCGTCGTATCCTACCGGGGCTACACCGCCAACGCCTGCgtcgcccgcggcggcggcgggcgcacgTCGTGCCCCGCCGGGCGGAACGAGTGGATGGACAGGGAGCTCGACGACACCGACCGGCTCACCGTCGCCTGGGCCCGGCGCAACTGCCTGCAGTACAACTACTGCGAGGACGGGTGGCGCTTCCCGGATGGGTTCCCCGGCGAGTGCAGCCGCGAATGA